One segment of Chionomys nivalis chromosome 1, mChiNiv1.1, whole genome shotgun sequence DNA contains the following:
- the LOC130885611 gene encoding 60S ribosomal protein L23a-like yields the protein MASKAKKEAPVPPKAEAKAKALKAKKAVLKGVHSHKRKKIRTWPTFRRPKTLRLRKQSKYPRKSALRRNKLDHYAIIKFPLTTESAMKKIEDNNTLVFIVDVKANKHRIKQAVKKLYDIDVAKVNTFIRPDGEKKAYVWLAPDYDALDVANKTGII from the coding sequence ATGGCGTCGAaagcgaagaaggaagctcctgtccctcccaaagccgaagctaaagcgaaggccttgaaagccaagaaggcagtgctgaaaggcgtccACAGCCACAAAAGGAAGAAGATCCGCACATGGCCCACCTTTCGGCGGCCCAAGACCCTGCGGCTACGAAAGCAGTCTAAATACCCCCGGAAGAGCGCCCTcaggaggaacaagcttgaccactatgccatcatcaaattccccctgaccaccgagtcagccatgaaaaagatagaagacaacaacacacttgtgttcattgtggatgtcaaggccaacaagcaccggatcaaacaggctgtgaagaaactctatgacattGATGTGGCTAAAGTCAACACCTTCATAAGGCCCgacggagagaagaaggcatatgtttggttggctcctgattatgatgctctggatgttgccaacaaaactggaatcatctaa